From one Haloferax marinisediminis genomic stretch:
- a CDS encoding DUF7405 family protein, translating into MFDGSPSRREFLKAAVATGGAAALSACLDRTPDDSVPAGTDDFDALPASQHAWNDACQTDEYGNVEMPRHQVLLYLELDRDGPPTESDRSTAENAFRVLDRAYERSHEGLLWSIGYSPRYFDRFDDPLPEDIDLPEPRALSPFETPAFDRQDALVHLASDRADVVLEAEQALFGEVDTANGITVDADLSGVFSVDARRTGFVGAGLPAERQSELNGIPDGNPVPEHSPLFMGFKAGFAKNQATEEYVTIRDGPFAGGTTKHVANVRQRLGDWYDEEDQYHRIMKLFSPGHAEQGLVEGIGENLGDDSGIDAMLDRIRDDAEQFGHVGHAQKAARANRDEDGNVKLLRRHFESADDGIASLHFPSLQRGISDFEAVREAMNGTDLTDIPTIRQRVNNGILEYLFTKHRGNFLVPARRIRALPTTNGEVPIIDD; encoded by the coding sequence ATGTTCGACGGGTCTCCGTCTCGCCGGGAGTTTCTGAAAGCCGCTGTTGCGACGGGTGGTGCAGCAGCGCTTTCAGCCTGCCTCGATAGGACACCTGACGACTCCGTACCAGCCGGAACCGACGACTTCGACGCGCTCCCAGCGAGTCAGCACGCGTGGAACGACGCCTGCCAGACCGACGAGTACGGCAACGTCGAGATGCCTCGCCATCAGGTACTCCTCTACCTCGAATTAGACCGTGACGGCCCACCGACGGAATCCGACCGCTCGACGGCCGAGAACGCGTTCCGCGTCCTCGACCGGGCGTACGAGCGGAGTCACGAGGGACTGTTGTGGTCGATTGGCTACTCACCGCGCTACTTCGACCGATTCGACGACCCACTACCGGAGGACATCGACCTCCCCGAACCGCGGGCGCTCTCGCCGTTCGAGACGCCGGCGTTCGACCGACAGGATGCGCTCGTCCACCTCGCATCGGACCGCGCCGACGTCGTGCTGGAAGCCGAACAGGCGCTCTTCGGCGAAGTCGACACGGCGAACGGCATCACCGTCGACGCCGACCTCTCTGGCGTCTTCTCGGTCGACGCCCGGCGGACTGGGTTCGTCGGTGCTGGACTCCCAGCAGAACGCCAGTCGGAACTCAACGGCATCCCCGACGGGAATCCCGTCCCCGAACACTCGCCGCTGTTCATGGGCTTCAAGGCCGGATTCGCCAAGAATCAGGCCACCGAGGAGTACGTCACCATCCGAGACGGCCCGTTCGCCGGCGGGACGACCAAACACGTCGCGAACGTCCGCCAGCGACTCGGTGACTGGTACGACGAAGAAGACCAGTATCACCGCATCATGAAGTTGTTCTCGCCGGGACACGCCGAACAGGGTCTCGTCGAGGGAATCGGCGAGAACCTCGGCGACGACAGCGGTATCGACGCGATGCTCGACCGTATCCGCGACGACGCCGAGCAGTTCGGCCACGTCGGCCACGCCCAGAAGGCCGCGCGCGCCAACCGCGACGAGGACGGCAACGTCAAACTCCTTCGGCGACACTTCGAGTCAGCCGACGACGGTATCGCCAGCCTCCACTTCCCGTCGCTCCAGCGCGGCATCTCGGACTTCGAGGCGGTTCGAGAGGCCATGAACGGAACCGACTTGACCGACATTCCGACCATCCGCCAGCGAGTCAACAACGGTATCTTGGAGTACCTCTTCACCAAGCACCGTGGCAACTTCCTCGTGCCGGCGCGTCGGATTCGGGCGTTGCCGACGACGAACGGGGAAGTGCCGATAATAGACGACTGA
- a CDS encoding acyl-CoA synthetase produces the protein MAVDYEAELELFEWDIPEDYNIPAVIESHADSFGDRVALKFRDAEGTREERTYDDLRRDMNRFANALESMGVGKGDRVIHLLPRDPDVFAIQLGALKRGALLVPSSSMLKPKDIEFRANDCEATTAVVHESLVDMVDDVRDNTPLENFVSLGGAPDGWTDFADLVDGESDEHDGPELKAEDGMSINYTSGTTGQPKPVRHRHRWMRCFELINAPYWWGVTADDDLSDELLWATTGTGWAKWFWSPVGVGLTTGATQFIYRGDFEPDLFLELMEEEGVTRLCAVPTQYRMFAQRDLGSYDLKLKEVLSAGEPLNREPIEAFREAFDVIPRDGYGQTETVALLTNYPGIDVKPGSMGKPTPGLGTTIIDEDENEVDDGEIGEIAVPVGCPGIFDGYYEKPNLDEKTFSGDYYRTGDLASRDEDGYFFFEGRADDIIISSGYRIGPFEVEDALVSHEAVAEAAAVASPHDERGNIVKAFVVLVDGYEGSDDLVTELQEFMKEQTAPYKYPREIEFVDELPKTSSGKIRRIELRSQEK, from the coding sequence ATGGCAGTCGATTACGAGGCCGAACTGGAATTGTTCGAGTGGGATATCCCGGAAGACTACAACATTCCGGCAGTCATCGAGTCCCACGCCGATTCGTTCGGTGACCGGGTGGCACTGAAGTTCCGTGACGCGGAGGGCACACGCGAAGAACGGACCTACGACGACCTCCGACGGGACATGAACCGATTTGCGAACGCGCTCGAATCGATGGGCGTCGGCAAAGGTGACCGCGTCATTCATCTGCTTCCGCGGGACCCCGACGTGTTCGCCATCCAGCTCGGCGCGCTCAAGCGCGGCGCGCTCCTCGTCCCGAGTTCTTCGATGCTCAAGCCGAAGGACATCGAGTTCCGCGCGAACGACTGTGAGGCGACGACGGCCGTCGTCCACGAGTCGCTCGTCGACATGGTCGACGACGTACGCGACAACACACCACTGGAGAACTTCGTCTCGCTCGGCGGCGCGCCCGACGGGTGGACAGACTTCGCCGACCTCGTCGACGGCGAGTCTGACGAGCACGACGGCCCCGAACTGAAGGCAGAAGATGGCATGTCCATCAACTACACCTCCGGGACGACTGGGCAACCGAAGCCCGTTCGACACCGCCACCGCTGGATGCGCTGCTTCGAACTCATCAACGCACCCTACTGGTGGGGCGTCACGGCCGACGACGACCTCTCGGACGAACTGCTCTGGGCGACCACCGGGACCGGGTGGGCGAAGTGGTTCTGGAGTCCCGTCGGCGTCGGCCTGACGACGGGTGCGACTCAGTTCATCTACCGCGGCGACTTCGAACCGGACCTGTTCCTCGAACTCATGGAAGAAGAAGGCGTCACCCGTCTCTGTGCCGTCCCGACGCAGTACCGCATGTTCGCACAGCGTGACCTCGGGTCGTACGACCTCAAGTTGAAGGAAGTCCTCTCGGCCGGCGAGCCCCTCAACCGCGAACCAATCGAAGCGTTCCGCGAAGCGTTCGACGTCATCCCGCGCGACGGCTACGGCCAGACCGAGACGGTCGCCCTGCTCACGAACTACCCCGGTATCGACGTGAAACCCGGTAGTATGGGTAAGCCGACGCCGGGCCTCGGAACAACTATCATCGACGAAGACGAGAACGAAGTCGACGACGGCGAAATCGGTGAAATCGCGGTCCCTGTCGGCTGTCCGGGTATCTTCGACGGCTACTACGAAAAACCCAACCTCGACGAGAAGACGTTCTCTGGCGACTACTACCGAACCGGTGACCTCGCCTCCCGCGACGAAGACGGCTACTTCTTCTTCGAAGGGCGCGCCGACGACATCATCATCTCGTCGGGCTACCGCATCGGCCCGTTCGAAGTCGAAGACGCACTCGTGTCCCACGAGGCAGTCGCCGAAGCAGCAGCAGTCGCGAGCCCGCACGACGAACGCGGGAACATCGTCAAGGCGTTCGTCGTCCTCGTCGACGGCTACGAAGGCTCTGACGACCTCGTCACCGAGCTTCAGGAGTTCATGAAAGAGCAGACGGCACCGTACAAGTACCCACGCGAAATCGAGTTCGTCGACGAACTCCCGAAGACCTCTTCGGGGAAGATTCGCCGTATCGAACTCCGTTCCCAAGAGAAGTAA
- a CDS encoding bactofilin family protein, with amino-acid sequence MFSRTKLVALFLAVLVIGSVAGVATAQQGPSAGGAIVIDEGETYVGDLEATGGTVVIAGTVDGNVETAAGSVLVAETGVVTGSLEGVAGSVTIEGTVNGDVNLAAGAIFVRDTATVGGSMEAAGGDVRLDGAISGDVTVTAETLVVGPAVQIGGAMQYNAATASIDSGAAIAGGATQVDDLEVVGPPVFGVPVGQFEGPIIPAWVFTGYWLIANLVLGAIIVLVAPTFATRVTGLGTKKALRSGGTGLLLIVAVPIVLLVLLLTIIGIPLSLAGGVGFALVLWVASIYGALVLGTWLLSLADYDNRWVALFAGLFILALLDFVPFGGIVDFVVLLVGLGAFALALRGESGDEGDETVSMPDEGPQEGSPMT; translated from the coding sequence ATGTTTAGTAGAACCAAGCTGGTCGCCCTGTTCCTCGCGGTCCTCGTTATTGGGTCCGTCGCGGGTGTGGCGACTGCACAACAGGGACCGTCTGCCGGCGGTGCCATCGTCATCGACGAAGGGGAAACCTACGTCGGTGACCTCGAAGCAACCGGTGGGACAGTCGTCATCGCGGGGACAGTAGATGGAAACGTCGAAACAGCAGCAGGTAGCGTCCTCGTGGCAGAAACCGGTGTCGTGACTGGCTCACTCGAAGGGGTTGCAGGCAGTGTGACCATCGAGGGGACAGTCAACGGTGACGTGAACCTCGCCGCCGGTGCCATCTTCGTCCGCGACACGGCCACTGTCGGCGGGTCGATGGAGGCTGCAGGCGGAGATGTGAGACTCGACGGAGCCATCAGTGGCGACGTCACCGTCACCGCTGAGACGCTCGTCGTCGGCCCAGCCGTACAGATTGGCGGGGCGATGCAGTACAACGCAGCGACTGCGTCGATTGACTCGGGTGCGGCCATCGCTGGCGGCGCGACGCAGGTGGACGACCTCGAAGTCGTTGGCCCGCCCGTCTTCGGTGTGCCAGTCGGTCAGTTCGAAGGCCCCATCATCCCGGCGTGGGTGTTCACTGGGTACTGGCTCATCGCGAACTTAGTCCTCGGTGCGATTATCGTCCTCGTGGCACCCACGTTCGCCACTCGTGTGACGGGCCTCGGGACGAAGAAGGCGCTCCGCAGCGGTGGGACTGGTCTCCTCCTCATCGTCGCCGTCCCCATCGTCCTGCTCGTCTTACTCCTGACCATCATCGGCATCCCGCTGTCACTCGCTGGTGGCGTCGGGTTCGCCCTGGTGCTCTGGGTCGCGAGCATCTACGGGGCACTCGTCCTCGGGACGTGGTTGCTCTCACTGGCGGACTACGACAACCGCTGGGTCGCCCTGTTCGCAGGGCTGTTCATCCTGGCGCTGCTGGACTTCGTCCCGTTCGGTGGCATCGTCGACTTCGTCGTCCTCCTCGTGGGTCTCGGCGCGTTCGCGCTGGCACTCCGCGGTGAGTCCGGTGACGAAGGCGACGAAACAGTGAGCATGCCCGACGAAGGACCGCAAGAAGGCTCTCCGATGACCTGA
- a CDS encoding MFS transporter has product MTATRRERVTLALAVWGVLVSQVLLYPGVADLVSALGGSGDISAGMLFLVAEFAAFVTFASVWGAASDALSRRTSLIVVGALGGATSYLVLAALPSLGMPFSIALAVRLFGGAMTIGAFSLAITMLADLSGGNGRNMGAAGIAIGLGAALGSVVGGRLSTFDPLAPLYAAAAVLVGVALLVATVPDRAPDSVRVGIGTVLRKLAAKPAFSVPYAFGFIDRMTAGFFALVGVFYFRETFGVNAAVAGGVLALFFVPFAILQYPFGSLSDRVGRFRPVVVGSMLYGVAIVAVGLAPTFELAAGLMVVVGVFGALVAPATMALVTDLAPPGERGAALGGFNVFGSLGFLTGFVVGGVVADAVGYLPSFLVVGLAEVAIAVIALRAVKRLDRVGAGQPPVSAD; this is encoded by the coding sequence ATGACCGCGACGCGCCGTGAACGAGTGACGCTCGCCCTCGCCGTCTGGGGAGTGCTCGTCTCACAAGTGTTACTCTACCCGGGCGTCGCAGACCTCGTCTCGGCGCTCGGGGGGAGCGGCGACATCTCGGCAGGGATGCTGTTCCTCGTCGCCGAATTCGCCGCTTTCGTCACCTTCGCGAGCGTCTGGGGTGCCGCGTCGGACGCACTCAGCAGGCGAACGTCGCTCATCGTCGTCGGTGCCCTCGGTGGTGCGACGAGTTACCTCGTCCTCGCCGCCCTTCCGAGTCTCGGGATGCCGTTTAGTATCGCGCTCGCAGTCCGACTGTTCGGCGGTGCGATGACCATCGGTGCCTTCTCGCTGGCGATTACCATGCTCGCAGACCTCTCCGGTGGGAACGGCCGAAACATGGGTGCGGCCGGTATCGCTATCGGTCTCGGTGCCGCGCTCGGGTCGGTCGTTGGGGGTCGACTCTCGACGTTCGACCCACTCGCACCGCTCTACGCCGCGGCGGCCGTCCTCGTCGGTGTGGCACTTCTCGTCGCGACGGTTCCCGATAGAGCACCGGACTCCGTCCGCGTCGGCATCGGAACCGTCCTCCGGAAGTTAGCCGCGAAACCGGCGTTCAGCGTTCCCTACGCGTTCGGCTTCATCGACCGGATGACGGCCGGGTTCTTCGCACTCGTCGGCGTGTTCTACTTCCGTGAGACGTTCGGGGTGAACGCCGCTGTCGCAGGGGGCGTGCTCGCGCTCTTTTTCGTCCCCTTTGCTATCTTGCAGTACCCGTTTGGGTCGCTCTCTGACCGCGTCGGTCGGTTTAGACCGGTCGTCGTGGGGTCGATGCTGTACGGTGTCGCGATCGTCGCTGTGGGTCTCGCACCGACGTTCGAACTCGCGGCGGGACTGATGGTCGTCGTCGGCGTCTTCGGTGCCCTCGTCGCACCCGCGACGATGGCGCTCGTGACCGATCTCGCACCACCTGGTGAACGCGGCGCGGCGCTCGGAGGCTTCAACGTCTTCGGCAGTCTCGGCTTCCTCACAGGGTTCGTCGTCGGGGGCGTCGTCGCCGACGCCGTCGGCTACCTCCCGTCGTTCCTCGTCGTTGGACTCGCAGAAGTCGCAATCGCGGTCATCGCGCTCCGGGCGGTCAAACGGCTCGACCGGGTCGGGGCGGGTCAGCCCCCAGTGAGTGCAGACTGA
- a CDS encoding SCO family protein gives MQRRTYLRAVGTGAAVGLAGCLGGSGNPNVSLSKPDRENDISSEDLPYPAWGQQVPDVTLTDPIRGTEVAVRDIDTPHFHTFFFTNCMTVCPVLISALREVQIHSVTEGYANEVSFYPITFDPARDDTAAFQKEADQMNVDMDVGNWHFLRTADEAEAKSVVEDQFGVFFEKNEPNEDGNYMFTHLGLVMLVNGDGYVERTYRGNQPDEQTLIDDLTALREA, from the coding sequence ATGCAGCGACGAACCTACCTCCGTGCGGTCGGAACGGGCGCGGCCGTCGGACTCGCCGGCTGTCTCGGTGGGAGCGGCAATCCGAACGTGTCGCTCTCCAAGCCGGACCGAGAAAACGACATCTCGAGTGAGGACCTTCCGTACCCCGCGTGGGGCCAGCAAGTCCCCGACGTGACGCTCACGGACCCGATTCGCGGGACTGAAGTCGCCGTCCGCGACATCGACACACCGCACTTTCACACGTTCTTCTTTACGAACTGTATGACCGTCTGTCCGGTCCTCATCAGCGCGCTCCGCGAGGTACAGATTCACTCGGTCACTGAGGGGTACGCCAACGAGGTGTCCTTTTACCCCATCACGTTCGACCCCGCCCGCGACGACACAGCAGCGTTCCAGAAGGAAGCAGACCAGATGAACGTCGATATGGACGTCGGCAACTGGCACTTCCTCAGGACCGCTGACGAAGCAGAAGCGAAGTCGGTCGTCGAAGACCAGTTCGGCGTCTTCTTCGAGAAAAACGAACCCAACGAGGATGGCAACTACATGTTCACGCACCTCGGTCTCGTAATGCTCGTCAACGGCGACGGCTACGTCGAGCGAACCTACCGCGGAAACCAACCGGACGAACAGACGCTCATCGACGACCTGACCGCACTTCGGGAGGCGTGA
- a CDS encoding iron transporter → MMRRRQFLTATGTAAAVGLSGCLAELGRLYTSDEPPVVRNRPNEVYIPTHVEGMKMAGTADAGDYRVGLFYSYPHRFWVLDDEDGDYGTSKTTVEPGDDVHLMASVWDPETGTVVPDTGLSVELSRDGELVSEEVIYAMLSQRMGFHYGANFGLDGDGTYDVRVNVGAASLNRYGELAGRFESPATVTLDFEFSTRDRDDIPYTMLDDQKGDPGAVKPMEMEMVPLGRAPEPLPGDQLGSGMASGLRLVGTAISAPRFGEDPYLAISVQTPYNRLVVPRMGLSATVSGGGLVRFDDRLEPGLDPELGFHYGATVPSLSNDDAVEVLVDTPPQVARHEGYETAFLEFDTVRLT, encoded by the coding sequence GTGATGAGACGGCGGCAATTCCTCACCGCGACAGGAACTGCCGCGGCAGTCGGACTCTCTGGATGCCTCGCAGAACTCGGTCGACTCTACACCTCAGACGAACCGCCCGTCGTCAGAAACCGTCCGAACGAGGTGTACATCCCGACTCACGTCGAGGGGATGAAGATGGCCGGAACCGCCGACGCCGGCGACTACCGCGTTGGCCTCTTCTATAGCTACCCTCACCGCTTCTGGGTGTTGGACGACGAAGACGGCGACTACGGAACGAGCAAGACGACCGTCGAACCGGGTGACGACGTACACCTCATGGCGTCTGTGTGGGACCCCGAGACGGGAACTGTCGTCCCCGACACCGGGTTGTCTGTCGAACTCAGCCGTGACGGCGAACTCGTGAGTGAGGAGGTCATCTACGCCATGCTCTCACAGCGGATGGGATTCCACTACGGCGCGAATTTCGGCCTCGACGGTGACGGAACGTACGACGTTCGGGTGAACGTCGGCGCTGCGTCGCTGAATCGCTACGGTGAGTTGGCTGGACGGTTCGAATCGCCGGCCACCGTGACGCTCGACTTCGAGTTCAGTACGCGAGACAGAGACGACATTCCGTACACGATGCTTGACGACCAGAAAGGCGACCCGGGTGCGGTCAAACCGATGGAGATGGAGATGGTTCCCCTCGGGCGCGCCCCCGAACCACTCCCCGGCGACCAACTCGGATCCGGGATGGCGAGTGGTCTCCGGTTGGTCGGGACAGCCATCTCTGCACCGAGGTTCGGCGAAGACCCGTATCTCGCCATCTCGGTACAGACACCGTACAACCGCCTCGTCGTCCCGCGGATGGGCCTCTCGGCGACTGTCTCTGGCGGCGGACTGGTCCGATTCGACGACAGGCTCGAACCCGGACTCGACCCCGAACTGGGATTCCACTACGGCGCGACGGTCCCCAGTCTCTCGAACGACGACGCGGTCGAGGTTCTCGTCGACACGCCGCCGCAAGTCGCCCGCCACGAGGGCTACGAGACGGCGTTTCTGGAGTTCGACACCGTTCGTCTCACGTAG
- a CDS encoding aldo/keto reductase, which produces MEYTTLGDTGMEVSRICLGCMSFGTPDWREWVLDEEAGLELVDRAIDLGINFFDTANMYSDGESERVLGKALEGRRDEMVVASKVYFQMDENDPNSGGLSRKAIEQELDNSLDRLGMDTLDLLQIHRWDYDTPIETTMRALDDAVRRGKTRYVGASSMWAHQFADAQYTADALGLDRFATMQNHYNLLYREEEREILPLCEQQNVGVIPWSPLARGYLTRPHEEFEATTRGETDELAKGHPYFEGGGRQVNERVQELADEKGVKMAQIALSWVLHKDWVDAPIVGTTSIEHLEDAVEALDIKLSNSDIEYLEEPYEPVRVSGHE; this is translated from the coding sequence ATGGAGTACACGACACTTGGTGACACCGGCATGGAGGTTTCGCGTATCTGCCTCGGTTGCATGAGTTTTGGCACCCCCGACTGGCGCGAGTGGGTCTTAGACGAAGAGGCGGGACTGGAACTGGTCGACCGCGCCATCGACCTCGGTATCAACTTCTTCGACACCGCAAACATGTACTCCGACGGCGAGTCCGAACGCGTCCTCGGCAAGGCACTGGAGGGACGCCGCGACGAGATGGTCGTCGCGTCGAAGGTGTACTTCCAGATGGACGAGAACGACCCGAACTCGGGTGGGCTCTCGCGGAAGGCCATCGAGCAAGAACTCGACAACTCACTCGACCGACTCGGGATGGACACACTCGACCTGCTACAGATTCACCGCTGGGATTACGACACGCCAATCGAGACGACGATGCGCGCTCTCGACGACGCAGTCCGTCGTGGAAAGACGCGATACGTCGGCGCCTCGTCGATGTGGGCCCACCAGTTCGCCGACGCGCAGTACACAGCGGACGCACTCGGTCTCGACCGCTTCGCGACGATGCAGAACCACTACAACCTGCTCTACCGCGAAGAAGAACGCGAGATTCTCCCGCTCTGTGAGCAGCAGAACGTCGGCGTCATCCCGTGGTCGCCACTCGCCCGTGGCTATCTCACGCGCCCGCACGAGGAGTTCGAGGCGACGACACGCGGCGAGACGGACGAACTCGCGAAGGGGCACCCCTACTTCGAAGGCGGCGGCCGCCAAGTCAACGAGCGCGTGCAGGAACTCGCCGACGAGAAGGGCGTGAAGATGGCACAGATTGCGCTGTCGTGGGTGCTCCACAAAGACTGGGTCGACGCACCCATCGTCGGCACGACGAGTATCGAACACCTCGAAGACGCCGTCGAAGCACTGGACATCAAACTCTCGAACTCTGATATCGAGTATCTCGAAGAGCCCTACGAACCGGTCCGGGTCTCTGGCCACGAATAG